The Candidatus Binatia bacterium sequence CCCCGCTGCCTTGGGCCCGAAGGGGAAGCGCGTCGACGACTTCGTCACGTCCCACGTCGATCTGCTGCCCACCTTGCTCGGCCTCGCGGGCCTTGACCCCGCCGGCCTCGCCGAGCAGCTTCGCTCCACGCACTCGGAAGTCCACCCGCTCGTAGGTCGGGATCTGAGTCCGTTCGTCCGCGGCGAAGCGATCCCCGCCGAATCGAGCGCGGTCTACTTCGCGACGGAGGACCGGATTCTCGAGGGAGACCTCCAGATCTCGGCGATCGTTCAGAGCCTCCCACCACTGCGCCATGTCGTCGCCGGTGCGTACGACTCCGTCCGAGGGTGCCCGAGTTCCATCGAAGGCGTCGTCGTCCGCCTCGTCGATGGCGACGGGAACGGCCGCACCTGGAAACTGGTTCGCTACTTCGACGATCCCGATCTCTGGTCCGAGCCCGGCCGGTGCGACAGCTACCGCTACCAAGCCGGGGCACGCGCCGGAGAACTCGAGCAGCGCACCGCGCCCTACCCCGACGAGTGGGAACTCTACGACCTGGCCAACGATCCCGCCGAACTCACGAACCTCGCAGCCGCTACCGACCACGCCGCGATCTTCACCCACTTCAAAGGCGTCCTCACCGACGAACGCACCCGCAAGCGCCTCGCCCGAAACGACGCCCGCCCCTACGCCAAGGTCGACCCCCTCCCCAAACCTGAGCAACCCTGGCTCGACCTCACCACCATCCCCGGCCTCGTCCCCCTCCTAGACCACCTCGTCACCGCCGAAAAAGATGGGGACGTTGATTAGTCACGGCCGAATGTTTAATCGTCGAAATTCTGACGACTAAAGACTCGTCCGAGATTAAAGAACGTCCCGCCTACGATTAGGCCCTGACTAACCAACGTCCCCCCCTAGAAGAGCGGGCGCGATGATGTGGCAGATTGCGGTTACGATGGCGATGCCGATTAGGTTGAGCCAGAAGCCAGCGCGGACCATCTGAGGGATTCGGACGTTGCCGGTGGAGAAGACGATGGCGTTGGGTGGGGTTGCGACGGGGAGCATGAAGGCGCAACTCGCGGCGATCGTGACGGGGACGGCGAGCAGGATCGGGGAAACGCTCGATTGAACTGCGATGGCGCCGAGGACCGGGAGCAACGTCGCGGCGGTCGCGAGGTTGCTCGTGAGTTCCGTCAGAAAGACCATCAGCGTGACAGCCGCGATCACCAAAACGAGCGGACCCCACGCGCCGAGCGGTGAGAGACTCTCGCCGAGCCACAGCGCGAGGCCCGTTTTCGAGACGGTCTTCGCGAGGCTCAGGCCGCCGCCGAACAGGATGAGAACTCCCCAGGGCAGCCGTGCGGCATCCTTCCAGACCAGGAGCTGCGGCTGCGCTCGGTCCCCACTCGGCAAGAGGAACAGCGCGACGGCCCCCGTCATCGCAATGCCCGCATCCGAGAGGCCCATCCACCCCAAGCCGCTCGAAAGCGGTCGGCGGAGGATCCAGCACGCGATCACCGAGAGGAAGACGAGGCCGACCCGCTTCTCCTGCGTCGTCACGGCGCCCATCTCGTCCCGAAGCGCGTGCAGATGTGCCTCGATGGCGCGGTTCTCCCCGATCCGTACCGGAAAGAGAATGCTCGTCAGGAGCCACCAGGCGAACGGCAGCATCAGCGCGCTCACCGGGATTCCAATCATCATCCAGCGGGCGAAGCTGATCTCATAACCGTACGTGTCCGCAAGATAGCCGACGAGGAACGCGTTGGGCGGTGTCCCGATCAGCGTCGCGAGCCCGCCGATGCTCGCCGCGTACGCGATCCCGAGCAGCATTGCGACGGCGAAGTTCTCGCGATCCTCCTCGCCGACGCCGCTCGCACCGTCCCGAACCACGGCGATGACCGACAAGACGATCGGCAGCAGCATCATCGTCGTAGACGTGTTGGTCATCCACATGCTCAAGAGAGCACACGCCAGCATGAAACCGCCGATGAGACGTCGACCATCTGTTCCAATCCGTTCCAGGATCGCGAGGGCGACCCGGCGGTGTAGATTCCACCGCTCGACCGCCAGTGCCAGCAAGAAACCTCCGAGGAACAGGTAGACGATCGGGTCGGCGAACGGCGCAGCCGCTTCCCGAAAGCTCGCAACGCCCAACGGCTCGAAAACGATCAAAGGGAGGAAGGCCGTCACCGCGACCGGCACGGCCTCGGTCGCCCACCAGATCGCCATCCACAGCCCGACCGCCGCCGTCCGCCACGCCATCGTCGGCATGACGTCCTGAAACGGATCCGCGCCGAGCATCACGGCGAACACCAGTGGGCCGAGAACACGACCTACCGTCGTGTGCCGATCGCGTTTCTGCAGGCCGGAGTTCGCAGGCAAGAGCCCCGCCTCAGAAGAGTCGACGCGCGGAGCGTCGGCCCGACTCAGCCGTGGGCTCCATCACTCCCCCGCCGTGTCCCAATGAATCTCCCAGAACTCCGGCACCGGAGGCTTCAGTTCGAAGTGCCCCCCGAAGCAATCGAAGCTGGGACGATGCATGAGCCGCTCCTGCAGAAGCCGCATGTACTCGTCGAGCCCCTGCCCGGCCGGCGGCGATCCCATCTCCATCCGCTTCTTCTCGCCACACTTCTTGCAGGTCACATCGACTTTCATTCGTACCGCACCCATTCGAGGAAGAGGCCTTGCGGCGGCGCGGGAGCGGCCGCCTTGGTTCGATCGCGCGCGTCGAGGATCGCACGCAATTCGTCCACGGTACAACGCCCCCGCCCGACATCGACGAGCTGGCCGACGATGTTCCGAACCATGTGCCTTGCGTAGGCGTTCGCCTCGATCCAGTAAGTGATGAGCGGACCATCACGGACGGGTTCACTCCGACCGACTCGTCGCACGCTCGGCCGTTCGATGCGATCGGAGCCCTGAAAGCTCGCGAAGTCATGCCGGCCGACGAACACCTGGGCCGCCTCGGTCATCGCGTCGAGATCGAGCGGGAACCGGACATGCCACGCCGTGCGACGCTCGGTCGGAGAGGGCCGGCGCTCGTTCCAGATCCGATACTTGTACGCGCGGCACACTGCGTCGCGGCGCGGATCAAAATCGTCTGCGACGAGTTCCATGTCGCGCACGACGATGTCGGGCGGCAAGATGCAATTCGCCGACCAGACCACACGATCTAGATCCCTGAGCGGCACCTCGGTATCGAACGCGATCACCTGCCCGTTGGCGTGCACTCCCGAATCCGTACGCCCAGCACCCAGAACCAGCAGGGGTTCACGAACGATCGTACGGAGCACGTCCCGCAGGGTCTCCTGCACTGTCCGGCCGTTCCCGGTCTGCGTCTGCCACCCGAAGAAGTCGGTACCATCGTAGGCAATGGTCGCCCGATACCGCATCGCCCGTCAGCCGCGGGCGTCGCGCAGAGCGATCTCGAGGGTCGCCACCGCGTTCAACGCGACTCCCTTGCGCTGGTCGTCGAGACAGAGCCAGAACGCAAGTGCACCGTCACGGTGTGGATCCGCACGAACGTGCGCCACGTGCACGGCGTCGGAGCCAGCGACCTCGATTGGTCCGGGCGACAAGTCTAACGCCTCGATAGGAGTCTCGTCTTCGGGGCGCCCCTCGTCCTGCTCGCCGGCCTGGGTCGAGCCCGCGACGAGAAGCCCCCGCCCGCGAAGTAGCAGTCGCTCGGCCTCGTCGGGATCCAGCGGCTCCTCGGTCTCGACGTAGACCGACTGCCCGATTCCGTAGAACACGGGCGCGCGCACTCCGGTCGCCACGACCTCGATCGCGGGTTCACCGAAAATCGCACTGATCTCCCGGGCGAGCACGTGCTCGTCGGCGGACCAGGGCGAATCGTAGTCACCCCGTTGCGGGCGCAGGTTGAAAGCGAAGTGCTCCGGGTCCAGCTCCTCATCGAGTCCCGCACCCTGCATCAGCGCGACGGACTGCCGAGACAATCTCTGGGCTCCGTCTCGCCCGTTCGTCGACGCCGGGTACATCACGGTCGTCACGACCCGGCGCACCCGGCCCGCTTCGTGCAGCGGCGCGAGCGCGACGGCGAGCCCAACCGTGGCCGGAGACGCCAGGGCCAACGGGCCCGAGGCACCAATCGCCCCGACCAGATCTGCATTCACTTCGGGCACGATCGGAACCGAGCCAGTGCGCGCACTGGCCGCCGGTGTCGCGTCGAGTACCAGCACGCCATGGGGGACGTGGTCGACCAGCTCACTCGCAAGATCTCCGTCGCCCGAGAACAGGACGGCGTCGGCCCCGGCGAGCCCCAGAGCATCGGCACGCTCCACGCGAAGTCGATTCTCCTGGTCCACCTCGATGAAGTCGCCGGCCCCTCCCTCCCCGCCCAGCGCACGAATGCCCTCGAGTCCGAACCCGCGCTCGAGAAGGACGCGCAGGATCTGTTCGGAGATCTCCGCATCGTCTCCGACGATGGTCACACGCGGGCCGGTCATTCGGCGAGGCGCTCCCGGACGGCCTTGCCCATGTCACTCGTTGAGAGCGCCGTCTCGCCCGGCTGAGCGAGATCGCCCGTCCGCAGTCCATCTGCGAGGACCTTGTCCACCGCCCCCTCCAACCGAACCGCCGCCTCGTCCTCTCCGAGCGACGTGCGCAGCATCATCGCGGACGAGAGGATCATCGCGAGCGGGTTCGCGATGCCTTTGCCCGCGATGTCGGGCGCACTACCGTGGATCGGCTCGTAGAGACCGAAGTTCACGTTACGCGTCTCTCCCCGAACGTCACGCGTTCCGCGTCGCGTGCCGAGCGACGCGGACGGAAGAAGTCCCATCGAGCCCGGAAGCATCGCCGCCTCGTCGGTGAGGATGTCGCCGAACATGTTCTCGGTGACGATCACGTCGAAGTCCCGCGGACGCGAGATGAGATGCATCGCCATCGCGTCGACGAGAAGATTATCGAACGCGACGTCGGGATGCTTCTTCGCAACTTCGCCGGCCACTTCACGCCACAAACGCGAACTCGAAAGCACGTTCGCCTTGTCGACCGACGTCACCTTGTTGCCCCGCCCCTTCGCGAGCTCGAACGCAACCTCCACCACGCGCTCGATCTCGCCCTCAGTGTAGAAGAGCGTATCGACGGCCTCGCGACCCTGTGCACCCGTCCGACGTTCACTCGGCTCGCCAAAGTAGATGCCGCCCGTGAGCTCACGGATGACGAGGATGTCAACGCCCTTCACGACTTCTTCCTTGAGCGTCGAGGCCGAAACCAGCGCGTCGACCGGCTTCACCGGGCGCAGGTTCGCAAAGAGCTCGAGCTCCTTGCGTAAACCGAGAAGCGCCTGCTCCGGCCGAACCTTCGCGTTCGGGTCATCCCACTTCGGACCGCCGACGGCCCCGAGAAGGGCGCCGTCGGCCTGACGCGCGAGCTCGACGGCCTGCGCCGGCAAAGCCTCGCCGTATTCGTCGATCGCGTGACCGCCGATGATGGCTTCCTCGAACTCGAGGCCGAGGCCCGTCTGCTCGTCGAGGGTGCGTAGGCAGGCGATGGCTTCGCTCGTGACTTCAGGGCCGATGCCGTCGCCGGGAAAGACTGCGATCTTCGCGGTCATGGAACGGTACTCCTCTTCTCGTTGATCAGGGCCCGTGCCGCTCTTCCGCGGGACGGTGCGCCTTCAGATATTCCAGCTTGTTCAGTGCGGCGACGTACGCCTGCGCGCTGGCCATGATGATGTCGGTGTGACTGCTCCGACCGATGGCGCTGTTGTCGCCGTCGCGGAGCAAACAGGAAACGTCGCCCTGCGCGTCGGTGCCACCGGTGATCGCCTTCACGACGTAGCGTTCCAACGCAGGCCGCTTCCCGCCGAGCCCCTCGACGGCTTGCGCGAGGGCGTTGTAGGTCGCGTCGACGATGCCGTCGCCTCCCGCCTCGGCCTCGACCTCAGACTCGCCGACGCGAATCTTCAGCCGCGCGTGGGGATCGTCCGTGCTCGAAACCGACGCGTCGAGGTCGAGCAGCTCGAACTGCTTCGGGACGCGCCTCGACTCCTGCGCGACGATCGCCATCAGGTCTTCGTCGTAGACGTTCTTCTTCTTGTCGGCGAGCGCCTTGAACGCGACGAACGCCTCGTTCATGTCGAGCTCGGGGTACCACAGGCCCAACGTCTTCAGACGATCGAGAAAGGCATGTCGCCCGGAGTGCTTACCCAAGACCAGGCTGTTCGACGGTCGACCGATCGTCGACGGCTCCATGATCTCGTAGGTGAGTGCGTTCTTCAGAACGCCGTCCTGATGAATCCCCGCCTCGTGGGCGAACGCGTTGTCGCCGACGATCGGCTTGTTGATCGGCACCGTGATTCCCGTCACCTGCGTCAGCAGGTGGCTCGCACGGTAGATCTGCTCGGTCTTCACGTTGGTGCGGATGCCTTGGAAGTAGTCCTGGCGGGTTTCGATCGCCATGACACACTCTTCGAGCGACGTGTTGCCCGCACGCTCACCGATCCCGTTCAACGTGCACTCGATCTGACGCGCGCCACCCTGGACCGCGGCCAGCGAGTTCGCCACCGCCATGCCCAGGTCATTGTGGCAGTGGGTACTCCAGCGAACCGACTGCCCGTTCTCCACATTCTCACGCAGGTACTCGAACTGGGCCTTGGTCTGCTCGGGGATCGCGTAGCCGGTCGTGTCGGGGACGTTCAGGACGGTCGCACCGGCCTTCACAGCCTCGTTGAAGACCTCGACCAGATAGTCGAGACCCGTCCGGGACGCGTCCTCAGCCGAGAACTCGATGTGGTCCAAGTGCTTCTTCGCCAGAGCAACCGCCCACCCCGTCGCCTCGAGCACCTGCTCCTGGCTCATCATCAGCTTGTGTTTCAGGTGGATGTCCGAAGTCGCGATGAAGATGTGGACGCCCGGGTTCTTTGCCTTCGAAACCGCCTCGATCGAGCGGAGGATGTCGGCCTCCTTGGTGCGCGACAGGCTCAGAACCACCGGGGTGGTCACCGAGGCCGCCACGGCCGAAATGGCCTGGAAGTCCCCCTCGCTCGAAGCGGCGAAACCGGCCTCGATCACATCGACCCCCAGCTCCTCCAACTGGCGGGCGATCGCGAGCTTCTCCTCCACGTTCATCGTGGCGCCCGGCGACTGCTCGCCATCGCGCAACGTCGTGTCGAAGATCTGGACTACGTTTTCCGCCTTGTGCTCCATGTTCTCTTCCCTTTCCCGCCGCCGAGACCGGGCTGCCGCCTCCGGAACTCACACGACCCCTGCTCGGAACATGGCGTCGGATACAAAAACGCCACGGGGGCATGTGAGCGCCCGTGGCGGATCCGGTGGAGCAGCGAAGCTCCCCGCGGTGATGAGCGGAGAGATTCCCTAACCAGCCGGCGCCAGGGGCGCGCTGGTAAGGGAGAGGCTCAGCAATGCTGCCTCTACCCGGCCCAACCGGTCCTGGCTTCGTACCGTCATCATTTTAAGGCCATACGGTTCGCGCCGAGTGGAGTCAACGCGGCCCTCCTAAAATTGTACTAGTGTGGGTTTCTTGCTAATTCTCGCGGGGTTGAGCCGGGTGGTTCGCGGGGCATTTTCATGGCCGTCCTCGGCTGACCGCGACCTCGCCCACTGTTAGGTGTACTTATCTCCGAGGGGACGGAGAATTCGTTTGAATCATGTCCGCGCCCCCGGTACCCACACAGAAAACGTAGTTCTCAAGAGGCCTTTTCGGCCGGAATGGAGCGAGCATGAACGGGAAGTCGTATTGGCGCATTGGCGCCCTGGCAATCTTGGCTGCCGCGGTGGCCATGCCGTCGGTCGCATCGGCCGAAGGGACGGTCTCCGGCAAGGTCGCCTTTGATGGCACCGCGCCCAAGCGCAAGAAGCTCCGGATGGACGCCGACCCGGTCTGCGCCGCCTCGCACGACGAGCCGGTTCTCGCCGAGGAAGTCGTCGTCGGCGACGATGGCGGCCTGCAGAACGTCTTCATCTTCGTGAAGGAAGGTCTCCCCGAGAAGGATTACCCGGCACCGAGCGATCCGGTCGTCATCGACCAGAACGGTTGCCACTACGAGCCGCACGTCATCGGTGTGCAGGTCGGCCAGCCGCTGCAGATCCTCAACAGCGACAAGACCCTGCACAACGTGCACGGCATGCCCAAGACGAACGCCGGCTTCAACTTCGCGATGCCGAAGTTCGTGAAGAAGAAGGACCACCAGTTCGACTCGGTCGAGACGATGGTCGCCGTGAAGTGTGACGTCCACCCGTGGATGAGCAGCTACATCGGCGTCCTCCCCCACCCGTTCTTCGCGGTGACGGGTCCCGACGGCACGTTCGAGATCGACGGCCTCCCGGCCGGCGACTACACGATCGAAGCCTGGCAGGAGAAGCTCGGCACGCAGGAGGCCAAGGTCAACGTCGCAGCCGACGGCACGACGACCGTCGACTTCACCTTCAAGGAGTCCTGAGGCCTCACCTCGAGGCCGCCGGGCTCTCCCGGCTCGCCGAAATGCGGCCCGGCAACCTCAACGGTTGCCGGGCCGTTTCCGGCGCGACGCCCCAACACACTCACGAGGGCGAGAACGCATGAACATGCAGACATCGCTCTTCTGGTTCACAGGAGCCGCCTTCTTCGTCGTCCAGCTCGGGATCCTGCTGGCGCTCATGCGCCAGAGTCGGTGCGCGGACCTCGAAACCGCCGCGAACGGACGGCTCGAGATCGTCTGGACACTGGTCCCCGCCTCTCTCATAGCGGCTCTAGCCCTGATGCTAGGAGGGCTCACGACGGGCTCCTGGACGGACTCCGAGACCCCCATTGCGGCAGCCCCCGGCATCACGTTGCGCTGGGCCGGCCCCGAGAACGAGCCCTCGGCGGAGCGTCGCCGATGACGGGCAAAATGCGCCCGGGCACGCTACCCTTTTCAGGGTGAGCCGCCCGATGGAGAGGAGCGTCGCCATCGAAACCCCCGCGACACGGGCCCTCGACTACGTCGAACTGACCAAACCGCGGATCACGTTCATGGTGGTCGTGACCACAGCTGCTGGTTATCTGCTCGGCGCGTCCGGCGGAGGGTCGTTGGGACTCCTGCTCCACACCATCTTCGGCACTGCGCTCGTAGCCTCGGCCGCAAGCGCTCTCAATCAGTGGTTCGAGCGCGACACCGACGGCCTGATGGAGCGCACGCGAAACCGGCCGCTTCCCGCGGGTCGGCTCGAACCGACTTCCGTGCTGATCTTCGGGGTCGCCGTCGGCGCGTTCGGCACGGCATACCTCGCACTCTTCGTGAACACGCTCACCGCTGGGCTCGGCCTCGGTACGCTATTACTTTACGTCCTCGCGTACACACCGATGAAGCGTGTCTCGTCCCTCTGCACGATCGTCGGAGCGGTTCCCGGCGCTTTGCCGCCCGTCATGGGTTGGTCCGCTGCACGCGACGATCTCTCCACCGGCGCATGGGTTCTCTTCGCCGTGCTCTTCCTGTGGCAGATGCCACACTTTCTCGCGATCGCCTGGATGTACCGCGACGACTACAAGGCCGGCGGACAGCCGATGTTGCCCGTGCTCGACCCTGATGGGATGCGCACCGGACGCCAGATGATTCTCTACTCGCTGGCCCTTCTTCCGGTGAGCCTGCTACCAAGCGTGATCGGCCTGACGGGGCCCGTGTATTTCACCGGAGCTTTCCTTCTCGGGATGGCCTACATCGCGGCGAGCGCATTCGCCGCCGTGCAACGAACCACGGACTCCGCGCGAACCCTCTTGCGCGTCTCGATCGTCTATCTCCCCATCCTCCTCGGGCTGATGGCAGCCAGCAAGGTAACCCCCTGAGCACCGCAACGACGAACGATACCGCCGGCAACATCCTCGAAGTCGAGGGCCTCGGCCACTCCTACGGCGACACGCGCGCCCTCGATGGGCTTACGTTCGACGTAGGCCGCGGCGAGATCTTCGGGCTGCTCGGTCCGAACGGCGGCGGCAAGACCACGCTGTTTCGGATCCTGACCACATTGCTAAATCCGAGCGATGGTCGCGCACGGATCGGCGGACACGACGTCGTCGGCGACCCCCAAGCGGTCCGCCGACAGATCGGCGTTGTCTTCCAATCGCCGAGCCTCGACGTGAAGCTCTCGGTCCACGAAAACATGGTCCACCAGGGACATCTCCACGGCCTGCACGGCGCGGACCTCGGTGCCCGGATTAACGAGATGCTCGGCCGGGTCAGCATGACCGAGCGCGCGGCCGACATGGTCGAGACCCTATCCGGCGGCATGCGGCGGCGGGTCGATCTGGCGAAGGGGCTCATGCATCAACCGGACCTGGTCCTGCTCGATGAGCCGACGACCGGCCTCGACCCCGGCGCCCGGCGCGACCTCTGGAACTACGTCACGAATGCCCGCGACCGCGACGGACTCTCGGCCCTGATCACGACCCATCTGATGGGCGATGCGGAGCGTTGCGATCGCCTCCTCATCATCGATCATGGCAAGATCGTCGCGCTCGGAACGCCCGACTCGCTGCGCGAGAGCGTCGGCGGCGATGTCATCGTCGCCCGCACCCCGGACCCCGCGACCCTTGCCGCCGAAATCGGTCAGAAGCTCGACCAGAGTGCCGAGGTGGTCGACGACACCGTTCGGATTCGCCGGTCTCGCGGCCATGAATTCGTACCGCTCCTTTTCGAAACGTTCCCCGGTCGCATCGAAGCACTGAGCGTCGGCAAGCCCACGCTCGAAGATGTGTTCATCCAGCACACCGGACATCGCCTCTGGGAAGAGAGCGACGACACCGAGGCCTGAAAGACTACCGATGAGTAAAATGGATACCCTGGTGCGACCGACGTACACGCTGTGGAAGCGCGAGATCGTGCGCTTCTACCGACAGCGCAGCCGCATCGTAGGCGCGCTTGCGACGCCGATCTTGTTCTGGATCCTTCTCGGCTCCGGGTTTGCGGAGTCGTTCAAGGCAAACGGCGCCCCGGACGGCGTCGGCTACGCAGAGTACTTCTACCCCGGGGCGATGACGATGGTCGTTCTGTTCACGGCGATCTTCTCCACGATCTCCGTGATCGAAGATCGCAAAGATGGCTTCCTGCAGGCAGTTCTCGTGGCGCCGGTTGCTCGCTCGACGGTCGTGCTCGGCAAAATCCTCGGGGGCGCGACACTAGCTCTCGGGCAGGCGCTGCTCCTGCTCGCCGCAGCCCCGCTGGTCGGACTCGACCTCAGCCTGGGGGACTTCGCCATCGTGACGTTGATCCTCGCCGTGATCGCGTTCGGTCTCACAACCCTCGGTTTTCTGATCGCGTGGCGGATGGACTCCACGCAGGGCTTTCACGCGATCATGAATCTCGTGCTGATCCCGATGTGGCTCCTCTCAGGCGCGTTCTTCCC is a genomic window containing:
- a CDS encoding Asd/ArgC dimerization domain-containing protein, whose protein sequence is MTGPRVTIVGDDAEISEQILRVLLERGFGLEGIRALGGEGGAGDFIEVDQENRLRVERADALGLAGADAVLFSGDGDLASELVDHVPHGVLVLDATPAASARTGSVPIVPEVNADLVGAIGASGPLALASPATVGLAVALAPLHEAGRVRRVVTTVMYPASTNGRDGAQRLSRQSVALMQGAGLDEELDPEHFAFNLRPQRGDYDSPWSADEHVLAREISAIFGEPAIEVVATGVRAPVFYGIGQSVYVETEEPLDPDEAERLLLRGRGLLVAGSTQAGEQDEGRPEDETPIEALDLSPGPIEVAGSDAVHVAHVRADPHRDGALAFWLCLDDQRKGVALNAVATLEIALRDARG
- a CDS encoding 2-isopropylmalate synthase; the protein is MEHKAENVVQIFDTTLRDGEQSPGATMNVEEKLAIARQLEELGVDVIEAGFAASSEGDFQAISAVAASVTTPVVLSLSRTKEADILRSIEAVSKAKNPGVHIFIATSDIHLKHKLMMSQEQVLEATGWAVALAKKHLDHIEFSAEDASRTGLDYLVEVFNEAVKAGATVLNVPDTTGYAIPEQTKAQFEYLRENVENGQSVRWSTHCHNDLGMAVANSLAAVQGGARQIECTLNGIGERAGNTSLEECVMAIETRQDYFQGIRTNVKTEQIYRASHLLTQVTGITVPINKPIVGDNAFAHEAGIHQDGVLKNALTYEIMEPSTIGRPSNSLVLGKHSGRHAFLDRLKTLGLWYPELDMNEAFVAFKALADKKKNVYDEDLMAIVAQESRRVPKQFELLDLDASVSSTDDPHARLKIRVGESEVEAEAGGDGIVDATYNALAQAVEGLGGKRPALERYVVKAITGGTDAQGDVSCLLRDGDNSAIGRSSHTDIIMASAQAYVAALNKLEYLKAHRPAEERHGP
- the cyoE gene encoding heme o synthase; its protein translation is MSRPMERSVAIETPATRALDYVELTKPRITFMVVVTTAAGYLLGASGGGSLGLLLHTIFGTALVASAASALNQWFERDTDGLMERTRNRPLPAGRLEPTSVLIFGVAVGAFGTAYLALFVNTLTAGLGLGTLLLYVLAYTPMKRVSSLCTIVGAVPGALPPVMGWSAARDDLSTGAWVLFAVLFLWQMPHFLAIAWMYRDDYKAGGQPMLPVLDPDGMRTGRQMILYSLALLPVSLLPSVIGLTGPVYFTGAFLLGMAYIAASAFAAVQRTTDSARTLLRVSIVYLPILLGLMAASKVTP
- a CDS encoding SLC13 family permease, translated to MPANSGLQKRDRHTTVGRVLGPLVFAVMLGADPFQDVMPTMAWRTAAVGLWMAIWWATEAVPVAVTAFLPLIVFEPLGVASFREAAAPFADPIVYLFLGGFLLALAVERWNLHRRVALAILERIGTDGRRLIGGFMLACALLSMWMTNTSTTMMLLPIVLSVIAVVRDGASGVGEEDRENFAVAMLLGIAYAASIGGLATLIGTPPNAFLVGYLADTYGYEISFARWMMIGIPVSALMLPFAWWLLTSILFPVRIGENRAIEAHLHALRDEMGAVTTQEKRVGLVFLSVIACWILRRPLSSGLGWMGLSDAGIAMTGAVALFLLPSGDRAQPQLLVWKDAARLPWGVLILFGGGLSLAKTVSKTGLALWLGESLSPLGAWGPLVLVIAAVTLMVFLTELTSNLATAATLLPVLGAIAVQSSVSPILLAVPVTIAASCAFMLPVATPPNAIVFSTGNVRIPQMVRAGFWLNLIGIAIVTAICHIIAPALLGGDVG
- a CDS encoding carboxypeptidase regulatory-like domain-containing protein, whose product is MNGKSYWRIGALAILAAAVAMPSVASAEGTVSGKVAFDGTAPKRKKLRMDADPVCAASHDEPVLAEEVVVGDDGGLQNVFIFVKEGLPEKDYPAPSDPVVIDQNGCHYEPHVIGVQVGQPLQILNSDKTLHNVHGMPKTNAGFNFAMPKFVKKKDHQFDSVETMVAVKCDVHPWMSSYIGVLPHPFFAVTGPDGTFEIDGLPAGDYTIEAWQEKLGTQEAKVNVAADGTTTVDFTFKES
- the leuB gene encoding 3-isopropylmalate dehydrogenase; translated protein: MTAKIAVFPGDGIGPEVTSEAIACLRTLDEQTGLGLEFEEAIIGGHAIDEYGEALPAQAVELARQADGALLGAVGGPKWDDPNAKVRPEQALLGLRKELELFANLRPVKPVDALVSASTLKEEVVKGVDILVIRELTGGIYFGEPSERRTGAQGREAVDTLFYTEGEIERVVEVAFELAKGRGNKVTSVDKANVLSSSRLWREVAGEVAKKHPDVAFDNLLVDAMAMHLISRPRDFDVIVTENMFGDILTDEAAMLPGSMGLLPSASLGTRRGTRDVRGETRNVNFGLYEPIHGSAPDIAGKGIANPLAMILSSAMMLRTSLGEDEAAVRLEGAVDKVLADGLRTGDLAQPGETALSTSDMGKAVRERLAE
- a CDS encoding ABC transporter permease; the encoded protein is MSKMDTLVRPTYTLWKREIVRFYRQRSRIVGALATPILFWILLGSGFAESFKANGAPDGVGYAEYFYPGAMTMVVLFTAIFSTISVIEDRKDGFLQAVLVAPVARSTVVLGKILGGATLALGQALLLLAAAPLVGLDLSLGDFAIVTLILAVIAFGLTTLGFLIAWRMDSTQGFHAIMNLVLIPMWLLSGAFFPAAGAAGWLRFLMVVNPLTYGMAALRRCLYPTGVTVGPDVPSLALALTVTVAFAVITFLIARSQASRPLDVGLA
- the truA gene encoding tRNA pseudouridine(38-40) synthase TruA — translated: MRYRATIAYDGTDFFGWQTQTGNGRTVQETLRDVLRTIVREPLLVLGAGRTDSGVHANGQVIAFDTEVPLRDLDRVVWSANCILPPDIVVRDMELVADDFDPRRDAVCRAYKYRIWNERRPSPTERRTAWHVRFPLDLDAMTEAAQVFVGRHDFASFQGSDRIERPSVRRVGRSEPVRDGPLITYWIEANAYARHMVRNIVGQLVDVGRGRCTVDELRAILDARDRTKAAAPAPPQGLFLEWVRYE
- a CDS encoding ATP-binding cassette domain-containing protein, whose protein sequence is MLEVEGLGHSYGDTRALDGLTFDVGRGEIFGLLGPNGGGKTTLFRILTTLLNPSDGRARIGGHDVVGDPQAVRRQIGVVFQSPSLDVKLSVHENMVHQGHLHGLHGADLGARINEMLGRVSMTERAADMVETLSGGMRRRVDLAKGLMHQPDLVLLDEPTTGLDPGARRDLWNYVTNARDRDGLSALITTHLMGDAERCDRLLIIDHGKIVALGTPDSLRESVGGDVIVARTPDPATLAAEIGQKLDQSAEVVDDTVRIRRSRGHEFVPLLFETFPGRIEALSVGKPTLEDVFIQHTGHRLWEESDDTEA